From one Anoplolepis gracilipes chromosome 10, ASM4749672v1, whole genome shotgun sequence genomic stretch:
- the LOC140670646 gene encoding uncharacterized protein isoform X2, with protein MSKVTRLSSNTYKNRLETEPNNSDILGHMKRVQMYIISLGKKQNEVVQRLRKEVTALMADNANGSKVSIAALLGLNNNHIMNNNETKHETAANGFETKSSKEDYEEIVRNGDVHHLPAQDNDCTKLPSPSSVETISGEDDVVTVSMDENSDEKQEEEKQKEPKIELMEEEDFLGSLGLITQARCAELQNRRVERKRRSTANSNFVYQTYNQQPSKRRRLYSYFQSENAPHTRQTTARMNGPSPPPNKTQPVKSTSPPAQTVTKSLIPVQKSTTRPNILRNADSKVFVNKNKIEDNQMRSSVPSAKSVQQISNKAVHIPGLPASLTIERIGNEPVVCICCRNPDSLTVCKNCSSNYHVSCHTRSLVPSRICPRCVLAIDEEEGVGKDEDAEIKSEAEAENKLPRYKKNEKLAATAHASGAVGKARENSEVYKTAGGFHKIDTTQKKSILSTAFGINHLPSSTFLIPITSNNTSSSNVDQSESSKFIDIEQRQNIASCNIDQHSRSNITYIQAEEQVPHSYQLSGTTIQPEKHQSYLIIKKITEPTGRSDQPLGGETEDQNHSAVFNYQLPTSGSATLQAGFQPLVSNSLFYDRNIRKKQNNRAASLHCVTVPKLSNSLNPVSNDYQLDRATLNGRKPWAKLSGGKLCIKQSTRSTTETLLPFYDDAENNGNEPESGGPTEETAATNVDSRNKHGSRSGAFIHSLFPGHNKSYTIAGRPRELRSLGPNDRDYPLLRQQLCRAEHELESREQSDSKPAAVQLQRRALTRFFEHVKLEEAHIPAPLGTKLAHKDEVSDDEIVREDAPIQRYDDDDAVAETPLLTSCDDLDEDRLIVRFPWVERDTVSENSRDDNAADKSPPVRSTLDIALIKPSDDFSDQVELTCVNAQSSCAMAFRQSVENDYPAASVLSINTYHAKQHQNNEAAAVAMRIAQSNLSDLHNKVSVPDDKADTERQDLPSGRRLRSRSVSSSSSGHSDTPEQAMNANDFSDDFEILAIGIVSPQEKREELRRHESATASKTDRSDAATG; from the exons ATGTCGAAAGTTACACGTCTCTCTAGCAAC ACATATAAGAACAGACTGGAAACCGAGCCAAAT AACTCAGATATTCTCGGTCATATGAAGAGAGTTCAGATGTACATTATTTCTTTGGGAAAAAAACAG AATGAAGTCGTACAGCGGCTACGCAAAGAGGTAACAGCGCTCATGGCAGACAACGCAAATGGATCGAAAGTTTCCATAGCGGCTCTCTTGGGCCTGAATAACAATCATATTATGAACAACAATGAGACAAAGCATGAAACGGCTGCCAATGGTTTTGAGACAAAGTCTTCAAAAGAGGATTATGAAGAAATTGTCAGAAATGGTGATGTGCATCATTTACCGGCGCAAGATAATGATTGCACAAA ATTACCTAGTCCTAGCTCAGTCGAAACTATCTCTGGCGAAGACGACGTTGTTACAGTGTCGATGGACGAAAATTCTGATGAGAAGCAAGAGGAAGAGAAGCAAAAAGAAcctaaaattgaattaatggAAGAAGAGGACTTCCTCGGTAGTCTCGGACTTATTACTCAGGCGAGATGTGCAGAACTTCAGAATAGAAGAGTGGAAAGGAAGCGTCGTAGCACGGCAAACAGCAATTTTGTATATCAAACCTATAATCAACAACCGTCT aaacggAGGAGATTATATTCGTACTTTCAGTCAGAAAATGCACCTCATACTCGGCAGACGACTGCTCGTATGAACGGCCCGTCGCCACCACCTAATAAAACTCAGCCAGTCAAATCTACCTCGCCACCGGCACAAACGGTAACGAAATCGCTGATCCCAGTTCAAAAGTCCACTACCAGGCCAAATATCCTCAGAAACGCAGATAGTAAAGTCTTTGTGAACAAAAACAAGATAGAAGACAACCAAATGCGATCGTCCGTACCTAGTGCCAAATCCGTTCAGCAGATAAGCAATAAGGCTGTTCATATTCCCGGATTACCAGCTAGCTTGACCATCGAAAGAATCGGGAATGAACCTGTTGTGTGTATCTGTTGTAGAAACCCAG ATTCATTAACGGTATGCAAAAATTGCTCAAGTAACTATCACGTCTCGTGTCATACTCGATCATTGGTTCCATCCAGGATCTGCCCAAGATGTGTACTAGCCATAGATGAGGAAGAAGGCGTTGGGAAGGACGAAGACGCGGAGATTAAAAGTGAAGCGGAAGCAGAAAACAAGCTTCCacgctataaaaaaaatgaaaaactcg ctgCAACAGCGCATGCGTCAGGAGCTGTTGGGAAAGCAAGAGAAAACTCAGAAGTCTATAAAACGGCTGGTggatttcataaaattgatacAACTCAGAAAAAGAGCATCCTCTCCACCGCCTTCGGCATCAATCACTTGCCCTCCTCAACCTTCCTCATCCCAATCACCTCAAACAATACCTCTAGTTCAAACGTCGACCAATCAGAAAGCAGTAAATTCATCGACATCGAACAACGACAAAACATCGCATCTTGTAACATCGACCAACATTCACGATCAAACATCACTTACATCCAAGCAGAGGAACAAGTGCCACACTCCTATCAATTGTCCGGTACCACTATCCAGCCAGAAAAACACCAATCATATCTCATCATCAAGAAAATCACCGAGCCGACTGGAAGGTCCGATCAGCCTCTTGGCGGTGAAACCGAAGACCAAAACCACTCCGCAGTTTTCAACTATCAACTGCCGACCAGTGGCAGCGCTACCCTTCAAGCCGGCTTCCAACCCCTCGTCTCCAACTCCTTGTTCTACGATCGTAACATCCGCAAAAAACAGAACAATCGCGCAGCTTCCCTCCACTGTGTCACCGTACCAAAATTGTCAAATTCTCTTAACCCCGTCTCGAACGACTATCAATTGGACCGAGCGACCCTCAACGGCAGAAAGCCCTGGGCCAAACTTTCAGGCGGCAAACTCTGCATCAAACAGTCAACCAGATCAACCACAGAAACCTTATTGCCTTTCTATGACGACGCCGAGAACAACGGCAACGAACCAGAGTCAGGCGGACCAACGGAAGAAACAGCAGCAACTAATGTCGACAGTCGTAACAAGCATGGGTCAAGAAGCGGCGCTTTCATCCACTCACTGTTCCCAGGCCATAATAAGTCCTATACTATCGCCGGTCGTCCACGCGAGTTACGAAGCCTCGGCCCAAACGATCGAGACTATCCGCTCCTGCGACAGCAACTCTGCCGTGCGGAACACGAGCTGGAATCGCGCGAACAGTCAGACAGTAAGCCAGCAGCAGTCCAGCTCCAGCGGCGCGCCCTCACGAGGTTCTTTGAGCACGTGAAATTGGAAGAAGCGCATATACCAGCGCCACTTGGAACAAAGCTAGCACACAAGGACGAGGTTAGCGACGACGAAATTGTCCGGGAAGACGCACCCATCCAACGATACGATGACGATGATGCCGTTGCTGAAACTCCACTGTTGACATCGTGCGACGACTTGGACGAGGATCGCTTAATTGTCCGTTTCCCTTGGGTAGAGCGCGATACGGTCTCGGAAAATTCTCGTGACGACAATGCCGCGGACAAGTCGCCCCCCGTACGTTCTACTTTGGACATAGCTTTGATAAAGCCTTCTGATGATTTCTCCGACCAAGTTGAGCTTACCTGTGTTAATGCGCAATCATCATGCGCAATGGCTTTCCGACAGTCAGTTGAGAATGATTATCCGGCGGCGAGCGTTCTTTCAATTAACACCTATCACGCAAAGCAACATCAAAACAACGAGGCGGCAGCGGTAGCGATGCGTATCGCACAAAGCAATCTTTCGGATCTTCATAACAAAGTCTCAGTTCCTGACGATAAGGCTGATACCGAGAGACAAGACTTACCCAGTGGTAGGCGATTAAGAAGCAGAAGCGTCAGCAGTAGCAGCAGTGGCCATAGCGACACTCCAGAACAAGCGATGAACGCGAATGATTTCTCGGACGATTTCGAAATTCTGGCCATTGGTATCGTCTCTCCGCAGGAAAAGAGGGAAGAGTTGAGACGGCATGAATCGGCAACGGCGAGCAAAACCGATCGCAGTGACGCCGCCACTGGCTAG
- the LOC140670646 gene encoding uncharacterized protein isoform X1, producing the protein MEISKDLAVEIIKVQKNLQKAIMEHQTYKNRLETEPNNSDILGHMKRVQMYIISLGKKQNEVVQRLRKEVTALMADNANGSKVSIAALLGLNNNHIMNNNETKHETAANGFETKSSKEDYEEIVRNGDVHHLPAQDNDCTKLPSPSSVETISGEDDVVTVSMDENSDEKQEEEKQKEPKIELMEEEDFLGSLGLITQARCAELQNRRVERKRRSTANSNFVYQTYNQQPSKRRRLYSYFQSENAPHTRQTTARMNGPSPPPNKTQPVKSTSPPAQTVTKSLIPVQKSTTRPNILRNADSKVFVNKNKIEDNQMRSSVPSAKSVQQISNKAVHIPGLPASLTIERIGNEPVVCICCRNPDSLTVCKNCSSNYHVSCHTRSLVPSRICPRCVLAIDEEEGVGKDEDAEIKSEAEAENKLPRYKKNEKLAATAHASGAVGKARENSEVYKTAGGFHKIDTTQKKSILSTAFGINHLPSSTFLIPITSNNTSSSNVDQSESSKFIDIEQRQNIASCNIDQHSRSNITYIQAEEQVPHSYQLSGTTIQPEKHQSYLIIKKITEPTGRSDQPLGGETEDQNHSAVFNYQLPTSGSATLQAGFQPLVSNSLFYDRNIRKKQNNRAASLHCVTVPKLSNSLNPVSNDYQLDRATLNGRKPWAKLSGGKLCIKQSTRSTTETLLPFYDDAENNGNEPESGGPTEETAATNVDSRNKHGSRSGAFIHSLFPGHNKSYTIAGRPRELRSLGPNDRDYPLLRQQLCRAEHELESREQSDSKPAAVQLQRRALTRFFEHVKLEEAHIPAPLGTKLAHKDEVSDDEIVREDAPIQRYDDDDAVAETPLLTSCDDLDEDRLIVRFPWVERDTVSENSRDDNAADKSPPVRSTLDIALIKPSDDFSDQVELTCVNAQSSCAMAFRQSVENDYPAASVLSINTYHAKQHQNNEAAAVAMRIAQSNLSDLHNKVSVPDDKADTERQDLPSGRRLRSRSVSSSSSGHSDTPEQAMNANDFSDDFEILAIGIVSPQEKREELRRHESATASKTDRSDAATG; encoded by the exons AAGCGATAATGGAGCATcag ACATATAAGAACAGACTGGAAACCGAGCCAAAT AACTCAGATATTCTCGGTCATATGAAGAGAGTTCAGATGTACATTATTTCTTTGGGAAAAAAACAG AATGAAGTCGTACAGCGGCTACGCAAAGAGGTAACAGCGCTCATGGCAGACAACGCAAATGGATCGAAAGTTTCCATAGCGGCTCTCTTGGGCCTGAATAACAATCATATTATGAACAACAATGAGACAAAGCATGAAACGGCTGCCAATGGTTTTGAGACAAAGTCTTCAAAAGAGGATTATGAAGAAATTGTCAGAAATGGTGATGTGCATCATTTACCGGCGCAAGATAATGATTGCACAAA ATTACCTAGTCCTAGCTCAGTCGAAACTATCTCTGGCGAAGACGACGTTGTTACAGTGTCGATGGACGAAAATTCTGATGAGAAGCAAGAGGAAGAGAAGCAAAAAGAAcctaaaattgaattaatggAAGAAGAGGACTTCCTCGGTAGTCTCGGACTTATTACTCAGGCGAGATGTGCAGAACTTCAGAATAGAAGAGTGGAAAGGAAGCGTCGTAGCACGGCAAACAGCAATTTTGTATATCAAACCTATAATCAACAACCGTCT aaacggAGGAGATTATATTCGTACTTTCAGTCAGAAAATGCACCTCATACTCGGCAGACGACTGCTCGTATGAACGGCCCGTCGCCACCACCTAATAAAACTCAGCCAGTCAAATCTACCTCGCCACCGGCACAAACGGTAACGAAATCGCTGATCCCAGTTCAAAAGTCCACTACCAGGCCAAATATCCTCAGAAACGCAGATAGTAAAGTCTTTGTGAACAAAAACAAGATAGAAGACAACCAAATGCGATCGTCCGTACCTAGTGCCAAATCCGTTCAGCAGATAAGCAATAAGGCTGTTCATATTCCCGGATTACCAGCTAGCTTGACCATCGAAAGAATCGGGAATGAACCTGTTGTGTGTATCTGTTGTAGAAACCCAG ATTCATTAACGGTATGCAAAAATTGCTCAAGTAACTATCACGTCTCGTGTCATACTCGATCATTGGTTCCATCCAGGATCTGCCCAAGATGTGTACTAGCCATAGATGAGGAAGAAGGCGTTGGGAAGGACGAAGACGCGGAGATTAAAAGTGAAGCGGAAGCAGAAAACAAGCTTCCacgctataaaaaaaatgaaaaactcg ctgCAACAGCGCATGCGTCAGGAGCTGTTGGGAAAGCAAGAGAAAACTCAGAAGTCTATAAAACGGCTGGTggatttcataaaattgatacAACTCAGAAAAAGAGCATCCTCTCCACCGCCTTCGGCATCAATCACTTGCCCTCCTCAACCTTCCTCATCCCAATCACCTCAAACAATACCTCTAGTTCAAACGTCGACCAATCAGAAAGCAGTAAATTCATCGACATCGAACAACGACAAAACATCGCATCTTGTAACATCGACCAACATTCACGATCAAACATCACTTACATCCAAGCAGAGGAACAAGTGCCACACTCCTATCAATTGTCCGGTACCACTATCCAGCCAGAAAAACACCAATCATATCTCATCATCAAGAAAATCACCGAGCCGACTGGAAGGTCCGATCAGCCTCTTGGCGGTGAAACCGAAGACCAAAACCACTCCGCAGTTTTCAACTATCAACTGCCGACCAGTGGCAGCGCTACCCTTCAAGCCGGCTTCCAACCCCTCGTCTCCAACTCCTTGTTCTACGATCGTAACATCCGCAAAAAACAGAACAATCGCGCAGCTTCCCTCCACTGTGTCACCGTACCAAAATTGTCAAATTCTCTTAACCCCGTCTCGAACGACTATCAATTGGACCGAGCGACCCTCAACGGCAGAAAGCCCTGGGCCAAACTTTCAGGCGGCAAACTCTGCATCAAACAGTCAACCAGATCAACCACAGAAACCTTATTGCCTTTCTATGACGACGCCGAGAACAACGGCAACGAACCAGAGTCAGGCGGACCAACGGAAGAAACAGCAGCAACTAATGTCGACAGTCGTAACAAGCATGGGTCAAGAAGCGGCGCTTTCATCCACTCACTGTTCCCAGGCCATAATAAGTCCTATACTATCGCCGGTCGTCCACGCGAGTTACGAAGCCTCGGCCCAAACGATCGAGACTATCCGCTCCTGCGACAGCAACTCTGCCGTGCGGAACACGAGCTGGAATCGCGCGAACAGTCAGACAGTAAGCCAGCAGCAGTCCAGCTCCAGCGGCGCGCCCTCACGAGGTTCTTTGAGCACGTGAAATTGGAAGAAGCGCATATACCAGCGCCACTTGGAACAAAGCTAGCACACAAGGACGAGGTTAGCGACGACGAAATTGTCCGGGAAGACGCACCCATCCAACGATACGATGACGATGATGCCGTTGCTGAAACTCCACTGTTGACATCGTGCGACGACTTGGACGAGGATCGCTTAATTGTCCGTTTCCCTTGGGTAGAGCGCGATACGGTCTCGGAAAATTCTCGTGACGACAATGCCGCGGACAAGTCGCCCCCCGTACGTTCTACTTTGGACATAGCTTTGATAAAGCCTTCTGATGATTTCTCCGACCAAGTTGAGCTTACCTGTGTTAATGCGCAATCATCATGCGCAATGGCTTTCCGACAGTCAGTTGAGAATGATTATCCGGCGGCGAGCGTTCTTTCAATTAACACCTATCACGCAAAGCAACATCAAAACAACGAGGCGGCAGCGGTAGCGATGCGTATCGCACAAAGCAATCTTTCGGATCTTCATAACAAAGTCTCAGTTCCTGACGATAAGGCTGATACCGAGAGACAAGACTTACCCAGTGGTAGGCGATTAAGAAGCAGAAGCGTCAGCAGTAGCAGCAGTGGCCATAGCGACACTCCAGAACAAGCGATGAACGCGAATGATTTCTCGGACGATTTCGAAATTCTGGCCATTGGTATCGTCTCTCCGCAGGAAAAGAGGGAAGAGTTGAGACGGCATGAATCGGCAACGGCGAGCAAAACCGATCGCAGTGACGCCGCCACTGGCTAG
- the LOC140670646 gene encoding uncharacterized protein isoform X3, whose translation MLTYKNRLETEPNNSDILGHMKRVQMYIISLGKKQNEVVQRLRKEVTALMADNANGSKVSIAALLGLNNNHIMNNNETKHETAANGFETKSSKEDYEEIVRNGDVHHLPAQDNDCTKLPSPSSVETISGEDDVVTVSMDENSDEKQEEEKQKEPKIELMEEEDFLGSLGLITQARCAELQNRRVERKRRSTANSNFVYQTYNQQPSKRRRLYSYFQSENAPHTRQTTARMNGPSPPPNKTQPVKSTSPPAQTVTKSLIPVQKSTTRPNILRNADSKVFVNKNKIEDNQMRSSVPSAKSVQQISNKAVHIPGLPASLTIERIGNEPVVCICCRNPDSLTVCKNCSSNYHVSCHTRSLVPSRICPRCVLAIDEEEGVGKDEDAEIKSEAEAENKLPRYKKNEKLAATAHASGAVGKARENSEVYKTAGGFHKIDTTQKKSILSTAFGINHLPSSTFLIPITSNNTSSSNVDQSESSKFIDIEQRQNIASCNIDQHSRSNITYIQAEEQVPHSYQLSGTTIQPEKHQSYLIIKKITEPTGRSDQPLGGETEDQNHSAVFNYQLPTSGSATLQAGFQPLVSNSLFYDRNIRKKQNNRAASLHCVTVPKLSNSLNPVSNDYQLDRATLNGRKPWAKLSGGKLCIKQSTRSTTETLLPFYDDAENNGNEPESGGPTEETAATNVDSRNKHGSRSGAFIHSLFPGHNKSYTIAGRPRELRSLGPNDRDYPLLRQQLCRAEHELESREQSDSKPAAVQLQRRALTRFFEHVKLEEAHIPAPLGTKLAHKDEVSDDEIVREDAPIQRYDDDDAVAETPLLTSCDDLDEDRLIVRFPWVERDTVSENSRDDNAADKSPPVRSTLDIALIKPSDDFSDQVELTCVNAQSSCAMAFRQSVENDYPAASVLSINTYHAKQHQNNEAAAVAMRIAQSNLSDLHNKVSVPDDKADTERQDLPSGRRLRSRSVSSSSSGHSDTPEQAMNANDFSDDFEILAIGIVSPQEKREELRRHESATASKTDRSDAATG comes from the exons ATGTTg ACATATAAGAACAGACTGGAAACCGAGCCAAAT AACTCAGATATTCTCGGTCATATGAAGAGAGTTCAGATGTACATTATTTCTTTGGGAAAAAAACAG AATGAAGTCGTACAGCGGCTACGCAAAGAGGTAACAGCGCTCATGGCAGACAACGCAAATGGATCGAAAGTTTCCATAGCGGCTCTCTTGGGCCTGAATAACAATCATATTATGAACAACAATGAGACAAAGCATGAAACGGCTGCCAATGGTTTTGAGACAAAGTCTTCAAAAGAGGATTATGAAGAAATTGTCAGAAATGGTGATGTGCATCATTTACCGGCGCAAGATAATGATTGCACAAA ATTACCTAGTCCTAGCTCAGTCGAAACTATCTCTGGCGAAGACGACGTTGTTACAGTGTCGATGGACGAAAATTCTGATGAGAAGCAAGAGGAAGAGAAGCAAAAAGAAcctaaaattgaattaatggAAGAAGAGGACTTCCTCGGTAGTCTCGGACTTATTACTCAGGCGAGATGTGCAGAACTTCAGAATAGAAGAGTGGAAAGGAAGCGTCGTAGCACGGCAAACAGCAATTTTGTATATCAAACCTATAATCAACAACCGTCT aaacggAGGAGATTATATTCGTACTTTCAGTCAGAAAATGCACCTCATACTCGGCAGACGACTGCTCGTATGAACGGCCCGTCGCCACCACCTAATAAAACTCAGCCAGTCAAATCTACCTCGCCACCGGCACAAACGGTAACGAAATCGCTGATCCCAGTTCAAAAGTCCACTACCAGGCCAAATATCCTCAGAAACGCAGATAGTAAAGTCTTTGTGAACAAAAACAAGATAGAAGACAACCAAATGCGATCGTCCGTACCTAGTGCCAAATCCGTTCAGCAGATAAGCAATAAGGCTGTTCATATTCCCGGATTACCAGCTAGCTTGACCATCGAAAGAATCGGGAATGAACCTGTTGTGTGTATCTGTTGTAGAAACCCAG ATTCATTAACGGTATGCAAAAATTGCTCAAGTAACTATCACGTCTCGTGTCATACTCGATCATTGGTTCCATCCAGGATCTGCCCAAGATGTGTACTAGCCATAGATGAGGAAGAAGGCGTTGGGAAGGACGAAGACGCGGAGATTAAAAGTGAAGCGGAAGCAGAAAACAAGCTTCCacgctataaaaaaaatgaaaaactcg ctgCAACAGCGCATGCGTCAGGAGCTGTTGGGAAAGCAAGAGAAAACTCAGAAGTCTATAAAACGGCTGGTggatttcataaaattgatacAACTCAGAAAAAGAGCATCCTCTCCACCGCCTTCGGCATCAATCACTTGCCCTCCTCAACCTTCCTCATCCCAATCACCTCAAACAATACCTCTAGTTCAAACGTCGACCAATCAGAAAGCAGTAAATTCATCGACATCGAACAACGACAAAACATCGCATCTTGTAACATCGACCAACATTCACGATCAAACATCACTTACATCCAAGCAGAGGAACAAGTGCCACACTCCTATCAATTGTCCGGTACCACTATCCAGCCAGAAAAACACCAATCATATCTCATCATCAAGAAAATCACCGAGCCGACTGGAAGGTCCGATCAGCCTCTTGGCGGTGAAACCGAAGACCAAAACCACTCCGCAGTTTTCAACTATCAACTGCCGACCAGTGGCAGCGCTACCCTTCAAGCCGGCTTCCAACCCCTCGTCTCCAACTCCTTGTTCTACGATCGTAACATCCGCAAAAAACAGAACAATCGCGCAGCTTCCCTCCACTGTGTCACCGTACCAAAATTGTCAAATTCTCTTAACCCCGTCTCGAACGACTATCAATTGGACCGAGCGACCCTCAACGGCAGAAAGCCCTGGGCCAAACTTTCAGGCGGCAAACTCTGCATCAAACAGTCAACCAGATCAACCACAGAAACCTTATTGCCTTTCTATGACGACGCCGAGAACAACGGCAACGAACCAGAGTCAGGCGGACCAACGGAAGAAACAGCAGCAACTAATGTCGACAGTCGTAACAAGCATGGGTCAAGAAGCGGCGCTTTCATCCACTCACTGTTCCCAGGCCATAATAAGTCCTATACTATCGCCGGTCGTCCACGCGAGTTACGAAGCCTCGGCCCAAACGATCGAGACTATCCGCTCCTGCGACAGCAACTCTGCCGTGCGGAACACGAGCTGGAATCGCGCGAACAGTCAGACAGTAAGCCAGCAGCAGTCCAGCTCCAGCGGCGCGCCCTCACGAGGTTCTTTGAGCACGTGAAATTGGAAGAAGCGCATATACCAGCGCCACTTGGAACAAAGCTAGCACACAAGGACGAGGTTAGCGACGACGAAATTGTCCGGGAAGACGCACCCATCCAACGATACGATGACGATGATGCCGTTGCTGAAACTCCACTGTTGACATCGTGCGACGACTTGGACGAGGATCGCTTAATTGTCCGTTTCCCTTGGGTAGAGCGCGATACGGTCTCGGAAAATTCTCGTGACGACAATGCCGCGGACAAGTCGCCCCCCGTACGTTCTACTTTGGACATAGCTTTGATAAAGCCTTCTGATGATTTCTCCGACCAAGTTGAGCTTACCTGTGTTAATGCGCAATCATCATGCGCAATGGCTTTCCGACAGTCAGTTGAGAATGATTATCCGGCGGCGAGCGTTCTTTCAATTAACACCTATCACGCAAAGCAACATCAAAACAACGAGGCGGCAGCGGTAGCGATGCGTATCGCACAAAGCAATCTTTCGGATCTTCATAACAAAGTCTCAGTTCCTGACGATAAGGCTGATACCGAGAGACAAGACTTACCCAGTGGTAGGCGATTAAGAAGCAGAAGCGTCAGCAGTAGCAGCAGTGGCCATAGCGACACTCCAGAACAAGCGATGAACGCGAATGATTTCTCGGACGATTTCGAAATTCTGGCCATTGGTATCGTCTCTCCGCAGGAAAAGAGGGAAGAGTTGAGACGGCATGAATCGGCAACGGCGAGCAAAACCGATCGCAGTGACGCCGCCACTGGCTAG